GCTAGTTGGCTCGCTTTCAGCGATTCGTCGTCTGCTTTCGTCGCTTTATAACGACGCCGCACTTCCTGCAAATCCAACGCCACATTAAACAAGGCCAGATCGTCGATCGCGCCGCGCCAGGGAGACGCTGCGCGATGATCATTTCCCAATACGAGCGGGCCATCGTGTTCGATCGGGCCGAGATCGCTGCGCAGCGGTTGCTCGGCGACTAACTCACCATCACGAAATGCGCGAATGCCCCATTGGTCGGAGTTCTCGGCCGATCGATCGACGCTTATCACATAGTGATGCCATTGGCCGTCTCCGGCGCCGGTTTTCGTCAGCGGCGCGATCTCGATACCGGCCTGCCGCGATTGGGCGTCCGTCATCCGAAAGTAATAGCCGCCGTTTTGCCGCGCTCGATAGAACCAGGTCGAGTTGGCGACAAAACCCCGGTGATCCGCATAATAAAGGATCGCGTAATTCGTGCGTCCATCCGGCGCTGGAGCAGCGTCCAAGATCCAGGCTTCCCATGAGAACGATCCGGCGAGCAATTTTTGCAGCGTTTGTTGCGCTGCGCCATTCACGGCGATCTCAATTCGCGCTTGCGTAAGTTCAGGCCCAAATTCGACGATCGATTCTCTGCCGCTCGTCGCATGAGCGAACCGTTTCGCTCCCGCGAAATAACGGCCGTGGAGTTCTCCATCTCCTCGATCATGGCAGACGTCATCAGCCGTTTCGTCAAACTGCCATTGGGCGAGCGGACGCATGAGCGATGCGGGGTCTGGCGATTCTGCGTATCCCGGCGCTGCGGTGGCTAACAGCGACCATCCGATTAGCAGAGTCCGCATCCTGGCGGCATGGTTCAATGCGAAATTCATTTGGATTTCAATTCAAAGTTGAGTTCAGTCGACGGCGCAACAACATCGTGAATCAGTTCGGATTTGGCGTTGTAACGTTCTGGGACCGCATCGACCATTTCTTCTACAACCGAGCCTTGCGGCGCATATTCATCAGGCGGCACTTGGACCATGCGTCCCGTTTTTCGCTTGCCAGCGATGCGAACCAGATGTTGCCCTGGGGGAGGTCCGGTGATCGCATCTAACTGGTAACGTCCATTCGCGATTCGTCCGCCTGACATGGGGCCTTTCGTATCGCCCTGCGGGAAGAACTGGATGGTGCCGTGATCTAACGGTTGGCCGTCGACCGTCACCATGCCGGAAACCGGGATGCGGTCGATATCGGATGGAGCGGCGCAACCTGCAAACACCATGAGTCCGCAAACGAGAAGTCTCCCTCGCGAACGTTCAAAGATGGTCCACAGAAATTGATTGGCTATCACTGGAGTTTCTCCTCGAGAGGGGAACATGAAGGGGGATAGGATGTTGGCTACGGATTGGCGTTGACTTCATGTCCATGCGCAGTTGAACTTGCTCGCCAGATTGCTAGGTCGATTGTTTCGCTGACGAACCGCACCGAACCGTCGCAATGAGCAGCTTGCACGCCTCCGGGGTGTTGGCTGCGCGCGGCGACCACTTGCTTATGCACGTTGGTCCAATCTCCCGACAAAAGCGTCGTGCAGAAACCAATCGTATCTTGTTCGCTTGTCGGCGCCGCTTGCCGCGTGATCTCGTCGCATGCCGAAGCATTGGGGGACAACCACGAAGTAAAGCCTTGGCCGCCGGTTCCCCGGGTGAACTCGCCATGAATAGGATCGCCCTCCACGGCGAGACTTTCCGACATCAGCATCGTTCCCGAGAGACCATCTTTCAGATCGCGAAAACGGAGATAGACTCCCTGCGTAAAGGGAGCGCCTTTAAACGTCTCGGAATCTTTAGTTTGCTGGCCATAATTGGTGTTGCCAAAGTTGACCGTGTAGTTCCCCTTCCAACGCACAAATTGCGGCGTATCGTCGTAAACCAGCTTCATGCCAGCCGTGGGGCATTCAAACGCTTCGACGCGAACGCGGCGCGGAGCTTCGTTGGTATTCGCTCCTGATTGATTGTTCATCCAAGAGACGTTTTGATCGATTATGTCAAACAGGGCCGCTTGTTCGATGAAGGGGAGAATCGGCTGGCACCAACTCTGATCGTCCACCCAAGCTCCCCCCGCGGAATGCTCGGGCGTTAGCGAATTACCTGGCAAAGCCCCTTTGATCCGCGAGCCCGGCGGCAGCGCTGTGAACGTATCGTGATAGTTATGCATGGCCAGACCGAACTGTTTCAGCTTGTTGTTGCACTGCGTTCGACGCGCGGCTTCACGTGCTTGTTGCACGGCGGGAAGTAATAATGCGATCAATACGCCGATGATGGCGATCACTACCAGTAACTCGACGAGCGTGAAGCCATATCGCCGGAAGTGGATGGAATTCGACATTGGACGACTCGCATGAGATGAATTGGGATGCAGCTACAACGACGGAAGAAATTCGTGATTCCCCTGCCGTAGAGCCTGGGGACTTTAGTTGCTGATCGCTTCCCCTCCTTGCGAAGTCGAACTGGCTCGCCAAACCGCCAAGTCGATGGTCTCGGCGACGAACCGGACCGAACCGTCGCAGTTCGCCGCTTGCACTCCGCCAGGGTGCCAGCTGCGTGCTGCGAGGACTTGCGCCTGAACTTTGGTCCAATTGCTGGCTAAGAGCGTCGTACAAAATCGAACGCGCGCTTGCTCGCCGGCCGTCGGCTCTTGCCGTGTAATCTCGTCGCAGGCCGATGCGTTGGGAGACAGCCAAGTCGTAAATTGTTGGCCGCCGGCGCTGGTGCTATAAGCGCCGTGCATTGGATCACCCTCCATCGCAATGCTTTCCGACATCATCAAGGTTCCCGATAGCCCGTCGTTAATATCACGGAATCGCTGGTTCTCTCCTTGTCGAAAAGGAGCCCCCAGAAACGAAACCGAACTTTTCGTCTGCTGACCGTAGTCGGTGTTGCCGAAGTTCACTACATAGTTTCCTTTCCAGTAGACGAACTGAGGCGTACCCTCGTTGACCAAGATCATTTCTGCGGAAGGGCATTCAAACTGTTCGACCTTCGCTCGACGGGCCGCCTCATTCGTGTTCGCGCCTGAAGCGCTGCTCATCCAAGCGACGGTCGGATCGATCTGATCGAACAACGGACCTTGTTCAATAAACGGCAAGATCGGCTGGCTCCAGGATTGATCGTTGACCCAACTGCCGCCTGCTGGATGAGAGGGGGTTGTCGAGTTTCCGGGGAACTCGCCTTTGAGTCGCGAACCCGGCGGCAGCGCGCCAAAGGTGTCGTGATAGTTGTGCATGGCTAGACCGAACTGCTTGAACTGATTGCCGCATTGGATGCGTCGCGCCGCTTCTCGCGCTTGCTGAACAGCAGGCAGCAACAAGGCGATCAAAACCCCAATAATGGCGATCACCACCAGTAATTCGACGAGCGTAAACGCGTTTCGGCGGAGAAATTTTGAAATGGACATAGGACGCCTCGCTTGCGATGAATAGGGAGTCATATCATGTCAAGAGGAAGCGGTAGAGAAGCGAGTCGCCTTCTCTTTCCGCAGAGAATGGGGACTCTATTGGCTGATCGATTCGCCTCCTTGCGAAGTTGAATTGGCTCGCCATACCGCCAAGTCGATGGTCTCTGGGACGAATCGCACCGAGCCGTCGCAGTTGGCTGCTTGTACGCCGCCTGGGTGCCAGCTGCGCGCGGCGACGACTTGCACTTGAACTTTCGTCCAGTTGCTGGCCAACAACGTTGTGCAAAATTGAACGCGCGCTTGCTCGGCGGCCGTCGGCTCTTGGCGCGTAATCTCATCACAAGCCGATGCATTGGGAGAGAGCCAAGTTGTAAACTGTTGACCGCCGGTCGAACGCGAGAAATCTCCATGGATCGGATCGCCTGACATCGCGATACATTCTGACATCATTAAGGTTTGTGAAAGTCCATCTTTGATGTCTCGGAACTTTTGATTTCGCCCCTGGCGAAATGGCGCCCCTTTGAACGTGACCGAGCTTTTCGTTTGTTGCCCATAATCGGTATTGCCGAAATTGACGACGTAATTTCCTTTCCAACATTCGTATTGATGCGCTGTGGGGATCGGCGTGAATATCATCTCGGCCGAAGGACATTCAAAGGCGGCGACCCGAGTTTCCCGTGCGGTTTGCGTGCTGGTGCTTCCGTTCCAACAGACGGTGGAGTCGATGATGTCGAATAAAGCCGATTGCTCGATGAACGGAAGAATCGGCTGATACCAACTTTGATCGTCTACCCAACTGCCGCCGCTGGGATGCATCGGCGTCGACGAATTGCCAGGAAACGCGCCTTCTATTCGCGAGCCCGGAGGCAACTTGCCAAAAGTGTCGTGATAGTTGTGCATGGCTAAGCCGAATTGCTTGAACTGATTGCCGCATTGAATGCGTCGCGCCGCTTCTCGCGCTTGCTGGACGGCAGGCAATAGTAAGGCGATCAAGACTCCAATAATGGCGATCACCACAAGCAGTTCGACGAGGGTGAAGCCTCGGCGGCCTGGGGAATCAAATTGATACATAGAACACCTGATGGGGACGAATGGATGGAGCGGAAGATAAAGCGACTAGATTTACTAGGGGGAAGTGGTCGCCGTTAGGGTGAATTACTGAATGAACTGATCTTATTATTAGAATTCCTTTCCCCAGAATTACTATTCTGCATTTGCATAAAAGAGTTACACTATTTTGTCAGCGCAGGCGGTCTTGAAAGCGGCGTCTCATAAATTCACTCGCTGCTAATTTGGTGAGAAAATCGATGCGACGAGTTGCCCTGATTATCGAAACGTCGCGGACCTATGGACGCGATCTGTTGCGTGGAATCAGGCGATATACGCAAGAGCACGAACCATGGTCGTTGTTTGTGGAAGCCCGCGACCTCGACTCGACGCCGCCCTCTTGGCTGCGCAGTTGGCATGGAGACGGAATCTTGACTCGCTCCGGGAGCAAAGCGATCGCGGCGGCGGTTCGACAGACAGGGATACCGGCCATCGAGTTAAGATCGCGTCGCTGGAATTCAAAGCTGCCTCATTTGGGCATCGACAATGGGCTGGTCGCTTCGCTAGTGGCCGAGCACTTTTTGGAACGCGGGTTCCAACATTTCGGCGTCTTCGCACTCGATGTCGAACCCTTCTTTGTCGAACGCCGCAAAAATTTCGTCTCCTATTTGAAGCAACGCGGATTTTCTTGTTCGGTCTTTCGCCAACCGGGGCGACTCGAGAAGTCAGAAGCTTGGGAATCGCAGCAACAAAAACTGATGGACTGGATCTACGAACTCCCTCGGCCGACCGCCATCATGGCATGTACCGATCAGCTTGGGTGTTGGCTGCTCGACGCTTGCTTTCGACTTTCGGTGCGCGTACCGGAAGAAGTCGCCGTCGTCGGCGTTGAAAACGACGAGGTAATCGCCACCATGAGCACGCCGCCGCTGAGCAGCGTCCGCTTTCCTGGCGAACAGATCGGTTATGAGGCGGCCCGGTGGTTAGAAAGAATGATGAACGGCGAAACGCTCCTTAGCCAATCGACGCTCATGGCGCCGATCTGCGTCGAGACGCGTCAATCATCCGACATTGTTGCGATCAGCGACCCGTGGCTCTCTCATGCGATAAAAGTCATTCGTGAGCGAGCCTGCGCTGGACTGACGGTGGCGGATCTCTTGGCCGAAGTTCCGTTATCACGAAGTTCGCTGGAACGCGGGTTTCGGCAGTTTCTCGATCGTTCCCCCAACGAAGAAATCGTGCGAATTCGTATCGATCAGGTCTGCCGTCTGTTACGCGAAACCGATATGAGCCTGGATGTGATCGCCCAACGCACTGGTTTCGCTCGAGCGCAATATTTGCTGCAAGTCTTCCGCAAGATTAAGGGTGCGACGCCTGGCGCCTATCGGCGATTGCATAAACCTCGATAAGGCATTTTTCGCTGCGACAACGATTGTTTTATTACTGCGCCGCCCCGATCCACCGCTTGCGTCAAACTTCGTTCGGTCAAAAGGTCTGACCAACTTTTAGCGGGCGAATTTCGAGCTATTCGGCGCCGGTAGTTGAAGCCGGATGCACCCCCAAAGCGTTCTCTTGTCACTCAAAATGAACCGTCTTCAAGTCAAATTGGTTTGCCCTACCAAATCGAAATTGGCTCTTGCAGTACATCGGTAGCGGCCTAGGCTGACGGTTAAGCGATGATCGATGGTTGGGTGATTTGTCCGTTTTGAGAACCGCTGCTTAAATCATTATCCCCTTCCTTGTTTCGCTCTCCCGCAATTTGTCGAGTGGCGTGAAACGCCATCCCCACCACGACCCTTTCAAGCACTCAGCGACGCTTGTAGTGAAATCGCCGCTTTCAGCGCAAGGCGCCTCCCTCTCCGCATGCATTCCGAACAAGGAAACTGAATTGTGAAAAGCAGAACATCTCGTGTTACGTTCCGAAAAGCCGTTCTTTTGTTGTTCATCATTGTTGTCGCAGCGGAGATCGCAAGCCCTCGGCGAGCCTACGCAGATAACTTTGAGCCTCCTGCGGACATCTCGCACGATTTGAAGTCACGCTCCACTTGGCATGCGCTAGATGATCAAAAAGAGCTTGCGCGTGTTGCGGCTGAAGCCCTTCGGCCAGAGGTTTTCATCACGCCGACGCCAAAAGTTACGGCAGATTCCTCCCGTTTTGAGCGGCCATATCTGCTTGAACTCAAGAAATTTGGGATCAGTAACGAAGGCGAAAACGCGATCGAAACCTCGAAAGGAATCAACGCAGCACTGCTGCATGCGAATTCGATTGGAGCCAATCGAATTCTTTTTCCATCAGGGATCTACTTGATCTCTGCAACGGATCCAATCGTGATCGATCATCAAAATACGATCATTGATTTCAATGGCGCCCACTTAAAGCTCAAGCCAAATGGCTTGAAAAAATACTCCATCGTCGAAATCATCGACGGCGCTAAGAATTTGCGGATTACGAACGGAACGATCCAAGGCGATAAAGAAGACCATGATTTCAAGACGAATCGGGGATCTCATGAGTGGGGGCATGGACTGGTTGTTCACGGCGGCAGCGAACTTGAAATTGACCATCTGACGGTAAGCGGCGTAACCGGGGACGGCGTTAGCACCCGCTTTACAGGCGCCCGCAATCGGGAAGAACTGGTCTCCAAGATCCTGCATTCAGTCTACCCGCGTGATCTCGAATCAGGCGGTTTCTCGGCCGCAGGAGGGAAGATTGATAACGGGGAAACAATCCGAAGTATCGCACCATTTGATCTCGCCAAGAGCGAAGGGGAGTTTGAATTTGGCTACTCCACCGGCTACTCGGGATATCCATTCATTCAGGATCGCGAGTACCGAGCTTTCTTTTTTGACGAGAGCCAGCAGTTCCTTGAATCGCAAAGATGTTTGCAATTTCGCAAGGTTCAAGTCCCACCGGCGGCTCGATTTGTTCATCTCGAATTCAATCAAAGTAATGTTCCAGATAGGCCGCTGCATGCAGGCGCAGGAAGGAAGAGCTTTGCTGGACGAATCTCTGATTACAAAGGCTCTGTCGACGTCCACTTTCACCACAATAAACTTGTCGCCAATCGCCGATTGGGGATGGGCTACTGCGGCGGCAGAAGGTGGCTGATCGAAGAAAATCATTTTGTGCAAAACGGCGGCGTCGCTCCTGGATATGGCATCGACCTAGAAGATGGGTGGGAATCGATGCAGGACGTTGTCATCAGAAACAACTACTTCAAAGAAAACCAGCGTGGAGATTTGGTCATCTGTGCTGGAACGGAATTGCTGATTGAAGGGAATCATTTTGAGGGCAATGTCGCCGTGCATGGTCGTCCGCACAATTACACCTTTCGTAAAAACCATTTTACGGGTGGGCATATAGGATATACGACGCGGACCGGGGTCGCGGAAATTCATGACAACTATTACGAAAACTGCACCCTCTCCATTCGGTTCGATACCGCAGCCGTTGCGGATGGACTTCGTCGAGATCCAGGAGAATCGGTACGCACGCCGCCGTTGAAGCTCCGCAACGAAACGCTACGCTCGGTGAAAAAGTTAACCGGCACCTACGTCGATTTCGCGAATTCCTCTTTTGAGGATGTGAAATTTGTCGCCGGCAAAGAAACGCAGTTGATGCTGTTCAAAGGGGGCGTGGTGGAGTCTTGTTCGGCGCTATTTGAAGCAACGGGCCCCCCCGTGCTGTTCCAGGCAGATTTTTGTCAAGGAGAACTGGTCGAAGAAGGTCCGGGGCGATCCCGCTTGAAGCCGCAAAACGGGAATTCAAAATAGGCGAACGTCAAAGAGATGGAAGAAAACTGACAGCCGGCGCGCAGTTGAAATAAAACAGCAACCGTGACCGGCATGAAGGCGCGTTTTT
The nucleotide sequence above comes from Blastopirellula sp. J2-11. Encoded proteins:
- a CDS encoding DUF1559 domain-containing protein produces the protein MSNSIHFRRYGFTLVELLVVIAIIGVLIALLLPAVQQAREAARRTQCNNKLKQFGLAMHNYHDTFTALPPGSRIKGALPGNSLTPEHSAGGAWVDDQSWCQPILPFIEQAALFDIIDQNVSWMNNQSGANTNEAPRRVRVEAFECPTAGMKLVYDDTPQFVRWKGNYTVNFGNTNYGQQTKDSETFKGAPFTQGVYLRFRDLKDGLSGTMLMSESLAVEGDPIHGEFTRGTGGQGFTSWLSPNASACDEITRQAAPTSEQDTIGFCTTLLSGDWTNVHKQVVAARSQHPGGVQAAHCDGSVRFVSETIDLAIWRASSTAHGHEVNANP
- a CDS encoding DUF1559 domain-containing protein; protein product: MSISKFLRRNAFTLVELLVVIAIIGVLIALLLPAVQQAREAARRIQCGNQFKQFGLAMHNYHDTFGALPPGSRLKGEFPGNSTTPSHPAGGSWVNDQSWSQPILPFIEQGPLFDQIDPTVAWMSSASGANTNEAARRAKVEQFECPSAEMILVNEGTPQFVYWKGNYVVNFGNTDYGQQTKSSVSFLGAPFRQGENQRFRDINDGLSGTLMMSESIAMEGDPMHGAYSTSAGGQQFTTWLSPNASACDEITRQEPTAGEQARVRFCTTLLASNWTKVQAQVLAARSWHPGGVQAANCDGSVRFVAETIDLAVWRASSTSQGGEAISN
- a CDS encoding DUF1559 domain-containing protein gives rise to the protein MYQFDSPGRRGFTLVELLVVIAIIGVLIALLLPAVQQAREAARRIQCGNQFKQFGLAMHNYHDTFGKLPPGSRIEGAFPGNSSTPMHPSGGSWVDDQSWYQPILPFIEQSALFDIIDSTVCWNGSTSTQTARETRVAAFECPSAEMIFTPIPTAHQYECWKGNYVVNFGNTDYGQQTKSSVTFKGAPFRQGRNQKFRDIKDGLSQTLMMSECIAMSGDPIHGDFSRSTGGQQFTTWLSPNASACDEITRQEPTAAEQARVQFCTTLLASNWTKVQVQVVAARSWHPGGVQAANCDGSVRFVPETIDLAVWRANSTSQGGESISQ
- a CDS encoding XylR family transcriptional regulator; the protein is MRRVALIIETSRTYGRDLLRGIRRYTQEHEPWSLFVEARDLDSTPPSWLRSWHGDGILTRSGSKAIAAAVRQTGIPAIELRSRRWNSKLPHLGIDNGLVASLVAEHFLERGFQHFGVFALDVEPFFVERRKNFVSYLKQRGFSCSVFRQPGRLEKSEAWESQQQKLMDWIYELPRPTAIMACTDQLGCWLLDACFRLSVRVPEEVAVVGVENDEVIATMSTPPLSSVRFPGEQIGYEAARWLERMMNGETLLSQSTLMAPICVETRQSSDIVAISDPWLSHAIKVIRERACAGLTVADLLAEVPLSRSSLERGFRQFLDRSPNEEIVRIRIDQVCRLLRETDMSLDVIAQRTGFARAQYLLQVFRKIKGATPGAYRRLHKPR
- a CDS encoding right-handed parallel beta-helix repeat-containing protein, with amino-acid sequence MIDHQNTIIDFNGAHLKLKPNGLKKYSIVEIIDGAKNLRITNGTIQGDKEDHDFKTNRGSHEWGHGLVVHGGSELEIDHLTVSGVTGDGVSTRFTGARNREELVSKILHSVYPRDLESGGFSAAGGKIDNGETIRSIAPFDLAKSEGEFEFGYSTGYSGYPFIQDREYRAFFFDESQQFLESQRCLQFRKVQVPPAARFVHLEFNQSNVPDRPLHAGAGRKSFAGRISDYKGSVDVHFHHNKLVANRRLGMGYCGGRRWLIEENHFVQNGGVAPGYGIDLEDGWESMQDVVIRNNYFKENQRGDLVICAGTELLIEGNHFEGNVAVHGRPHNYTFRKNHFTGGHIGYTTRTGVAEIHDNYYENCTLSIRFDTAAVADGLRRDPGESVRTPPLKLRNETLRSVKKLTGTYVDFANSSFEDVKFVAGKETQLMLFKGGVVESCSALFEATGPPVLFQADFCQGELVEEGPGRSRLKPQNGNSK